A genomic segment from Aegilops tauschii subsp. strangulata cultivar AL8/78 chromosome 1, Aet v6.0, whole genome shotgun sequence encodes:
- the LOC120968392 gene encoding uncharacterized protein: MVWYVLSNCAEVLPYIEKCKEELNQEESKINVDKRVAKGFAIWFKNHIGKLHEEKKVSDYLFALACLPDKRVRVYLACIAEGVRHHTVDREEKRKTQNSGIVTEGPHDREIIDFYGQLRSIVELQYNSSRGIHRSVVLFRRDWFELGSKKKRDSFVKYDGHFKSINTARCWYKSDPFILTTQATMVFYLRDTLLHGKWRVVQNFEHRHLWSVTETEVEKGPGDGLTYQDDDSTEVLLQADDDSMEVPVQSRVRRDRERVIVDAATVEGIKKIRKVVADGHESEDEENRTDHTMLQYCSDDEENRSGHRVPCFRIDDDE, encoded by the exons ATGGTTTGGTATGTGCTCAGCAATTGCGCCGAGGTTCTACCATATATCGA GAAATGCAAGGAAGAGTTAAATCAGGAAGAAAGCAAGATCAATGTTGATAAAAGGGTTGCCAAGGGGTTTGCTATTTGGTTTAAGAATCAT ATTGGAAAGTTGCATGAGGAGAAGAAGGTCAGTGATTATCTATTTGCTTTGGCATGCTTACCGGATAAGCGAGTGAGAGTGTATTTAGCATGCATTGCTGAAGGTGTCCGGCACCACACCGTTGACCGCGAGGAAAAAAGGAAGACACAGAATAGTGGAATCGTCACTGAGGGGCCACATGATCGTGAGATCATTGACTTCTATGGTCAGTTGAGAAGCATCGTAGAGTTGCAGTACAACTCTAGTAGAGGCATCCATCGCTCGGTTGTCTTATTTCGCCGTGACTGGTTTGAGCTTGGTAGCAAGAAGAAGAGAGACTCTTTTGTCAAATATGATGGCCACTTCAAAAGCATCAACACTGCAAGGTGCTGGTATAAGAGTGATCCCTTTATTCTAACAACACAAGCAACAATGGTGTTTTATCTGCGAGACACTCTTTTGCACGGAAAATGGCGAGTTGTGCAAAACTTTGAGCACAGACACTTGTGGAGTGTGACTGAAACTGAAGTGGAAAAGGGCCCCGGTGATGGACTAACATACCAAGATGATGACTCTACGGAAGTTCTGTTGCAAGCGGATGATGACTCTATGGAAGTTCCGGTGCAAAGCAGAGTGCGAAGGGACCGGGAACGTGTGATCGTTGATGCTGCAACAGTTGAAGGCATCAAGAAAATAAGAAAGGTGGTAGCGGATGGACACGAGAGCGAGGATGAGGAAAACAGGACTGATCATACTATGCTGCAATATTGTAGTGATGATGAGGAAAACAGGAGTGGGCATAGAGTTCCTTGTTTTCGTATCGACGACGATGAGTAG
- the LOC120968393 gene encoding uncharacterized protein, with protein MFDNTMCRMYYQHDEDASNGSSSGDDEEQSGDDEEQPILADDDPAMVVADDDLAMVVADDDPAMVVADDDIAMVADDDLTMVVPNDDLAMVVPDNDLVMVVAPAIPQLGDRTMPIVVEEYIRVGIRHSERIKLMKEKKEE; from the exons ATGTTCGACAACACCATGTGCCGCATGTACTACCAGCACGACGAAGATGCCA gcaatgggagcagcagcggGGATGACGAGGAGCAGAGCGGGGATGATGAGGAGCAACCTATTCTGGCTGATGACGACCCTGCTATGGTGGTGGCGGATGACGACCTTGCTATGGTGGTGGCTGATGACGACCCTGCTATGGTGGTGGCGGACGACGACATTGCTATGGTGGCTGATGATGACCTCACGATGGTGGTGCCTAATGATGACCTCGCAATGGTGGTGCCTGATAATGACCTCGTGATGGTGGTGGCGCCTGCAATCCCACAGCTTGGCGACAGGACCATGCCAATTGTGGTAGAGGAGTACATCCGCGTTGGGATTCGCCACTCTGAGCgcatcaagttgatgaaggagaagaaggaggagtgA